A portion of the Borrelia puertoricensis genome contains these proteins:
- a CDS encoding plasmid maintenance protein yields the protein MKNLNLFLYNNSKLKKNQVRLIKIISILKYLNKNKLGYNQQDILNLANFFLKKEGYAIIKMKTLQKDLGFLKKNNVIKTFIIRLGEYKGSKIKYMPKRNAYQILKQILNSTEELLERTFNIIYKLSKQEKIKNKTEQKNRTKNSSVYNNINNNINNKKKTIIENNKQPQTIEKILEKYMLHKGKQQKKTTKI from the coding sequence ATGAAAAATTTAAATTTATTTTTATATAATAACAGTAAACTCAAAAAAAATCAAGTTAGACTAATAAAAATAATCTCCATCTTAAAATATCTAAACAAAAACAAGTTAGGGTATAACCAACAAGACATACTTAACTTAGCTAACTTTTTTTTAAAAAAAGAGGGTTACGCGATCATTAAAATGAAAACATTACAAAAAGATTTGGGCTTCCTCAAAAAAAACAATGTAATAAAAACATTCATAATAAGACTTGGGGAATACAAAGGTTCAAAAATAAAGTACATGCCAAAAAGAAATGCATATCAAATATTAAAGCAAATACTCAATTCAACAGAAGAACTATTAGAAAGAACATTCAATATTATATATAAACTAAGCAAACAGGAAAAAATCAAAAATAAAACAGAGCAAAAAAATAGAACAAAAAATAGCAGTGTATATAATAATATAAATAATAATATAAATAATAAGAAAAAAACGATAATAGAAAACAATAAACAACCACAAACAATAGAAAAGATATTAGAAAAATACATGTTACACAAGGGTAAACAACAAAAAAAGACTACCAAGATATAA